One genomic window of Acidovorax radicis includes the following:
- a CDS encoding SAM-dependent methyltransferase, which yields MKWMLKLQERISGLAPWDAQKITDEWFRAHFEYAADVVHQWMDGVLDMRTARFLNFGCGDGITDLSLVLRHGATAIHGVDIRREYAKLPRIAREQLGMARLPSALTFETIRPGASLAGKRALVDGIMSWSTFEHVQRDQLAPILADLHACLRPGGYFFLQIEPLFYSPYGSHLRRYDEVPWHHLLASEDELWQVIQNHDGPIDAAEVDFGFADFGVDGYKRFVFKEYQALNRLTADELVAFAQEAGFRLERQERRNVEREIPALLLESYPREWVLNNEIMLLLRKE from the coding sequence ATGAAATGGATGCTCAAGCTTCAGGAGCGGATTTCAGGATTGGCGCCCTGGGATGCACAGAAGATCACCGACGAATGGTTCCGCGCACACTTCGAATACGCCGCAGATGTGGTTCATCAGTGGATGGACGGGGTGCTGGACATGCGGACCGCCAGGTTCCTGAACTTTGGCTGTGGCGACGGTATCACCGATCTGTCTCTTGTTTTGCGCCATGGCGCAACGGCCATCCATGGCGTGGACATCCGCCGCGAATATGCCAAGCTGCCTCGCATTGCGCGCGAGCAATTGGGCATGGCGCGCCTTCCGTCGGCATTGACGTTTGAGACCATCCGGCCGGGTGCTTCATTGGCGGGCAAACGCGCGCTGGTGGATGGCATCATGAGTTGGTCCACTTTTGAGCACGTGCAGCGTGACCAGCTTGCCCCCATCCTGGCCGACCTGCATGCCTGTTTGCGGCCGGGGGGCTATTTCTTCCTCCAGATCGAACCACTGTTCTATTCGCCTTATGGTTCGCACTTGCGCCGCTATGACGAAGTGCCCTGGCACCACCTGCTTGCCAGCGAAGACGAACTCTGGCAGGTCATCCAGAACCACGATGGCCCCATCGATGCCGCTGAAGTGGATTTCGGCTTTGCCGATTTCGGGGTCGATGGATACAAGCGCTTTGTGTTCAAGGAGTACCAGGCACTTAACCGCCTGACGGCGGATGAGCTTGTTGCGTTTGCGCAAGAGGCAGGCTTTCGCCTGGAGAGGCAAGAGCGGCGCAATGTGGAGAGAGAGATACCGGCGCTTCTGCTCGAGAGCTACCCGCGCGAGTGGGTGCTCAACAACGAGATTATGCTGTTGCTGCGCAAGGAGTGA
- a CDS encoding acyltransferase family protein — MSTSPSTEHHNAFNALRIGAASAVIFSHHFHITGTRPPAWLHSDMVGGVAVMTFFTVSGYLVTLSWLRDPRVLAFVAKRLLRLWPGMLVAILADVLLFGPMFTTLPLREFWTHPATLEHWRNLLLVDAYVNLPGVFPANPLAGLMNGPLWTIPMELMCYGVLAAAGVLGVMRRRVFACLATLGYLAFFLVMRNADLTGTMRHWLEYPAYFACGGLIALFRDVFLLHARRLVLAVIPLAAALFFGAKLEHSAGLLLLPPLLVYWGTRRAPVFSWLHRAGDPSYGIYVLGCPIQQVVQAVCPQLPFLASLSLALILAWSAGYASWHLVEAPALRLKRMLGRAGPPDLPSRVAV, encoded by the coding sequence TTGAGTACGTCGCCGTCCACCGAACATCACAACGCGTTCAATGCACTGCGCATCGGAGCCGCGTCTGCCGTGATCTTTAGTCACCATTTCCACATCACCGGTACGCGGCCGCCAGCATGGCTGCATTCCGACATGGTGGGGGGCGTTGCGGTAATGACATTCTTCACGGTCAGTGGATACCTTGTCACCCTGAGTTGGCTGCGCGATCCTCGTGTGCTGGCATTTGTTGCCAAGCGCCTATTGAGGCTGTGGCCAGGCATGTTGGTGGCGATTCTGGCAGATGTGCTGCTGTTTGGACCTATGTTCACCACGCTGCCGCTGCGGGAGTTCTGGACGCATCCGGCAACCCTGGAGCACTGGCGCAATCTATTGCTGGTGGACGCTTACGTGAACTTGCCGGGCGTCTTTCCGGCCAATCCGCTCGCCGGTTTGATGAACGGGCCGTTGTGGACGATTCCGATGGAGCTCATGTGCTACGGAGTACTGGCCGCAGCGGGCGTGCTGGGTGTGATGCGCAGGCGGGTGTTTGCATGCCTGGCGACGTTGGGGTATCTGGCCTTTTTTCTGGTCATGCGCAATGCAGATTTGACAGGAACCATGCGCCATTGGTTGGAGTACCCCGCTTACTTCGCCTGTGGCGGGCTGATTGCTTTGTTTCGTGATGTATTTCTGCTCCATGCCCGGAGGTTGGTTCTGGCGGTGATTCCGTTGGCTGCGGCCCTTTTTTTTGGGGCGAAGCTGGAGCACTCGGCCGGACTGTTGCTGTTGCCACCATTGCTGGTTTACTGGGGAACGCGCAGGGCGCCTGTGTTTTCATGGCTGCATCGCGCGGGCGATCCTTCGTACGGGATCTATGTGCTGGGATGCCCCATTCAGCAGGTGGTGCAGGCTGTCTGTCCTCAACTGCCTTTCTTGGCTAGCCTATCGCTCGCACTGATCTTGGCGTGGTCGGCGGGATATGCATCCTGGCATCTGGTGGAAGCCCCGGCCTTGCGTCTGAAACGCATGCTGGGTCGCGCTGGGCCGCCCGATTTGCCAAGTCGGGTGGCAGTGTGA
- a CDS encoding acyltransferase family protein: protein MGLTNRNNRFNLLRLVAALAVFVAHGDFLYRLHLPVPFPGHSLGSLAVYVFFFISGYLVCQSWSREPDWIAFWIKRMMRIFPGLIVAVAFSVCILGWSVTTLSSRDYWQSSATWLNLVNNAVGVATVQTLPGVFESNPFARAVNGSLWTIRYELTMYFLLATIAWGARGRRWVYPVGAIVLALLWELARIGHWDAAIEGVGGALADVFRWRDFCGFGVPFFMGSTMAAYGIRPRRWMGVIAVLAGVCALYETNALLLQGLVWGGIVFGTFYVAHVGRSEPLGVARVQADLSYGVYIYAFPVQQAATALCLREGWSLMACMLLSLVPVVLLALLSWYGVEKPGIRAGSRWLAAVRTGRAMPVANS from the coding sequence ATGGGACTGACTAATCGGAACAACCGTTTCAACCTGTTGCGCTTGGTAGCCGCTTTGGCTGTTTTTGTAGCCCATGGGGATTTTTTATACCGCTTGCATCTGCCGGTGCCTTTCCCGGGGCACAGCCTGGGTTCGTTGGCGGTTTATGTGTTTTTTTTCATCAGTGGCTACCTAGTGTGCCAAAGCTGGTCGCGCGAGCCCGACTGGATTGCCTTCTGGATCAAGCGGATGATGCGAATCTTCCCTGGGCTCATCGTGGCGGTGGCCTTTTCGGTGTGCATTCTGGGTTGGTCGGTCACGACGCTGTCCTCTAGAGACTATTGGCAGTCTTCTGCGACATGGCTCAATCTTGTCAACAACGCGGTGGGCGTGGCCACTGTGCAGACTTTACCTGGGGTGTTTGAATCCAATCCGTTTGCGCGCGCTGTGAATGGCTCGCTTTGGACGATCAGGTACGAACTGACCATGTACTTTTTGCTGGCCACGATAGCCTGGGGCGCGCGCGGGCGCCGTTGGGTTTATCCGGTGGGGGCCATCGTTTTGGCACTGCTGTGGGAACTTGCTCGGATAGGACACTGGGATGCCGCCATCGAGGGTGTTGGGGGGGCTTTGGCTGACGTGTTCCGCTGGCGGGATTTTTGCGGCTTCGGAGTCCCCTTCTTCATGGGAAGCACGATGGCCGCCTATGGGATTCGTCCGCGTCGGTGGATGGGGGTGATCGCTGTATTGGCTGGCGTATGCGCTCTTTATGAAACCAATGCCTTGCTGCTTCAGGGCTTGGTGTGGGGGGGCATCGTCTTTGGCACGTTCTATGTGGCACATGTCGGCCGCTCTGAGCCGCTGGGCGTGGCCAGAGTGCAGGCTGACCTTTCCTATGGTGTTTACATTTACGCTTTTCCGGTGCAACAGGCCGCGACAGCGCTGTGTTTGCGGGAGGGGTGGTCGTTGATGGCCTGCATGTTGCTGTCGCTGGTGCCCGTCGTGTTGCTTGCGTTGCTATCGTGGTACGGCGTGGAGAAGCCCGGTATCCGGGCCGGTTCCCGATGGTTGGCCGCCGTGCGGACCGGGCGGGCTATGCCCGTAGCCAATTCTTGA
- a CDS encoding methyltransferase domain-containing protein — translation MTHSMEDLHVYLRSITPGERTSLSVLAGLVRNQSTVLDLGCGSGALGLHLSATQDCTMDGVTLSEAEAAHARPHYRRVVVDNLESCDLVATFAGNRYDFIVCADVLEHLSRPEQVLAACRQLLQPDGKLLISVPNAGYSGLIAELLGGEFLYREEGLLDRTHLRFFTRRSLTRFLGEHRWGLDSIDTIARELPESEFNVAFDSLPPSVARHLLGAPDALTYQFICVAHPVAQPQLTEGPTPPTGAPAQARFTAQLYLGYNGQDGQYAESTKLTTTGTIGTERQTLRFALPRQSQPLSHLRLDPADRAGFLHLYRITLRNAQGDAVWEWDAQTSPRSLLAATPHSQIVWHAPLPTVSDATLLLLAGDDPWFELPIAPETLAACPPEGMVLDIQLGWPMSADYLALSGSVQPLHDRIAQLETSTRDIQGHLNQVQTTLASAQSRNALLEESNQAATRQRATWQLEATRLQHDYDELAQHLKNIESSTVFRATRPLVHAKMRIDRLLGRAPRSTPAQPVPTPVPAPDHPVDIIVPVYRGLADTRLCIDSVLASANQSTYRLIVINDASPEPEVTDWLRERAAQDSRITLLENPDNLGFVGTVNRGMALSTSNDVLLLNSDTEVANDWLDRIRSAAYGDAKVASVTPFSNNATICSYPRFCKDNSLPAGYDTARLDALCAQTNPGVVVDVPTGVGFCMYIRRDCLAQVGLFDTDNFGKGYGEENDFCQRAAEAGWRNLHLLDTFVLHTGGVSFGDSKSPREKAAMETLRRLHPRYESAVMAFVREDPAQAYRMAIDAARIVQAGLPVVLAVLHDRAGGTVRHVRELAQHLSTQATFLTLTPAPDRCVSLQLAGEGEGFQLVFRIADQYPDLVQVLRQLGVRHIHYHHLLGHDAAIADLPNQLGTTYDFTAHDYYSYCTHISLTGSDNRYAAEPHPGECACCSPHDPAPAGTGTVADWRHRNRHFLTAARVVIAPSQDAARRMAAFAPGARVRAVPHTDLAGNGFPPELPLPAPQPHPANAPLKIAVIGALSAIKGADLLEAVAMEAAKQQAPVEFHLLGYGYRHLQTQPRARLTIHGAYDEKDLSGLLQWLQPDLAWFPAQWPETYSYTLSAALQAGLPVAVPDIGAFAERVAARPWSWVCDWDRSAMEWVDFFRQIRVQNFASATPPALAPQAQLTPQDDVWSYRNDYLASTAQVTAGTATTPPDHTTIARYLPQPAAGANARSAALNALVYLRSLPLLRGAALRIPAHWQRQVKNWLRA, via the coding sequence ATGACGCATTCAATGGAAGATTTGCACGTTTATCTGCGCAGCATTACCCCGGGCGAGCGCACCTCTTTATCGGTGTTGGCGGGCCTGGTGCGCAACCAGTCCACGGTGCTAGATCTGGGCTGCGGCAGCGGCGCCCTGGGGCTGCACCTTTCTGCCACGCAGGATTGCACGATGGATGGCGTGACCCTCAGCGAAGCCGAGGCAGCCCATGCACGCCCCCATTACCGGCGCGTAGTGGTGGACAACTTGGAATCCTGTGACTTGGTTGCCACCTTTGCAGGCAACCGCTATGACTTCATCGTGTGCGCGGACGTGCTGGAACACCTGAGCCGCCCCGAACAGGTGCTGGCCGCCTGCCGCCAACTGCTCCAGCCAGACGGAAAGCTGCTCATTTCCGTGCCCAATGCCGGATACAGCGGCCTCATTGCCGAATTGCTGGGGGGGGAATTTCTCTACCGCGAGGAAGGCCTGCTGGACCGCACCCACCTGCGTTTTTTTACGCGCCGCTCACTGACCCGCTTTCTCGGCGAACACCGCTGGGGGCTTGACTCGATCGACACCATCGCCCGTGAATTGCCGGAATCGGAGTTCAACGTCGCCTTTGACAGCCTGCCACCCTCCGTGGCCCGGCACCTGCTCGGCGCGCCCGATGCCTTGACGTATCAGTTCATCTGCGTCGCCCACCCGGTCGCTCAACCGCAATTGACCGAGGGGCCAACGCCACCGACCGGTGCGCCGGCCCAGGCGCGGTTCACGGCCCAGCTCTATCTGGGCTACAACGGCCAAGACGGCCAATACGCAGAGTCCACAAAACTCACCACGACCGGCACCATCGGCACAGAGCGCCAAACCCTGCGCTTCGCTTTGCCACGCCAGAGCCAGCCGCTATCCCACCTGCGCCTGGACCCGGCCGACCGTGCCGGCTTTCTGCACCTGTACCGCATCACCTTGCGCAATGCGCAAGGTGATGCGGTGTGGGAATGGGATGCACAGACCAGCCCACGCTCTTTGCTGGCAGCCACACCGCACAGTCAGATCGTCTGGCACGCGCCCCTGCCAACAGTCTCCGACGCTACCCTGCTGCTGCTCGCGGGCGACGACCCCTGGTTTGAGCTGCCCATTGCGCCTGAAACACTGGCCGCCTGCCCGCCAGAAGGCATGGTTCTCGACATCCAACTGGGCTGGCCCATGTCTGCGGATTACTTGGCGCTTTCCGGCAGCGTGCAGCCCCTGCACGATCGCATCGCCCAACTCGAAACCAGCACCCGCGATATCCAAGGCCACCTGAACCAGGTGCAAACCACGCTGGCATCCGCCCAAAGCCGTAACGCACTGCTCGAAGAAAGCAACCAGGCCGCCACACGCCAGCGTGCCACTTGGCAGTTGGAAGCCACCCGCCTGCAGCATGACTACGACGAGCTTGCCCAGCACCTGAAAAACATCGAGTCCTCCACCGTGTTCCGCGCCACCCGCCCCCTCGTGCACGCCAAGATGCGCATTGATCGCCTTTTGGGCCGCGCCCCCCGCAGCACCCCCGCCCAGCCAGTGCCCACACCCGTTCCGGCACCCGACCATCCGGTGGACATCATCGTCCCCGTGTACCGAGGCCTGGCCGACACCCGCCTGTGCATCGACTCGGTGCTCGCCAGCGCCAACCAGAGCACCTACCGACTGATCGTCATCAACGACGCCAGTCCCGAGCCCGAAGTCACCGACTGGCTGCGTGAGCGGGCTGCCCAGGACAGCCGCATCACCCTTCTCGAAAACCCCGACAACCTCGGCTTTGTTGGCACGGTCAACCGGGGCATGGCGCTGAGCACCAGCAACGATGTGCTGCTGCTCAACAGCGACACCGAAGTCGCCAACGACTGGCTCGACCGTATCCGCAGCGCTGCCTATGGCGATGCCAAGGTAGCGTCGGTCACCCCGTTCTCCAACAACGCCACCATTTGCAGCTACCCCCGGTTCTGCAAGGACAACAGCCTGCCGGCCGGCTATGACACCGCCCGGCTCGATGCCCTGTGTGCCCAAACCAACCCCGGCGTGGTGGTCGATGTGCCCACGGGCGTGGGCTTTTGTATGTACATCCGCCGCGACTGCCTGGCGCAGGTGGGCCTGTTCGACACCGATAACTTCGGCAAAGGCTACGGCGAAGAAAACGATTTCTGCCAACGCGCCGCTGAGGCTGGGTGGCGCAACCTGCACCTGCTGGACACCTTCGTGCTGCACACCGGCGGCGTCAGCTTTGGGGACAGCAAAAGCCCCCGCGAAAAAGCCGCGATGGAAACGCTGCGCCGCCTGCACCCGCGCTACGAAAGCGCCGTGATGGCCTTTGTGCGCGAAGACCCCGCCCAGGCATATCGCATGGCGATTGACGCAGCCCGTATCGTGCAGGCAGGGCTGCCTGTGGTTCTGGCCGTGCTGCACGACCGCGCGGGAGGCACGGTGCGCCACGTCCGTGAGCTGGCGCAACACCTGAGCACCCAGGCCACCTTTCTCACACTGACACCCGCACCGGATCGCTGCGTCAGCCTCCAGCTGGCGGGCGAAGGCGAAGGTTTTCAACTCGTTTTCCGCATCGCAGACCAATACCCCGACCTGGTGCAGGTGCTGAGACAACTGGGCGTGCGGCACATTCACTACCACCACCTGCTGGGGCACGACGCAGCCATCGCAGACCTGCCCAACCAGTTGGGAACCACCTACGACTTCACCGCGCACGACTACTACAGTTACTGCACCCACATATCGCTTACCGGCAGTGACAACCGCTACGCCGCAGAACCCCACCCGGGCGAATGCGCCTGCTGCTCTCCGCATGATCCTGCCCCCGCAGGCACCGGCACCGTGGCCGACTGGCGCCACCGCAACCGGCACTTCCTGACTGCGGCGCGCGTCGTGATCGCGCCGAGCCAGGACGCCGCTCGGCGCATGGCCGCCTTTGCGCCGGGTGCACGCGTCCGTGCTGTGCCCCACACCGATCTCGCAGGCAATGGCTTCCCACCAGAACTCCCCCTTCCCGCACCGCAACCCCACCCGGCGAATGCGCCACTCAAGATTGCCGTGATCGGCGCACTCAGCGCCATTAAGGGGGCTGACCTGCTGGAAGCCGTGGCGATGGAGGCCGCCAAACAACAAGCGCCTGTGGAGTTTCATCTGCTGGGCTATGGATACCGGCATCTGCAAACTCAGCCCCGCGCGAGGCTAACCATCCATGGCGCCTACGACGAGAAGGATTTGTCCGGCCTGCTGCAATGGCTACAGCCAGACCTGGCGTGGTTCCCCGCGCAATGGCCTGAAACCTACAGCTACACCCTCAGCGCCGCATTGCAGGCGGGCTTGCCAGTGGCGGTGCCTGACATCGGTGCCTTTGCGGAGCGCGTGGCGGCGCGGCCATGGAGCTGGGTCTGCGACTGGGACCGGTCAGCGATGGAATGGGTGGACTTCTTCCGTCAAATCCGTGTCCAGAACTTTGCCAGCGCAACGCCACCAGCCCTTGCGCCACAGGCCCAGCTGACACCGCAAGACGACGTATGGAGCTATCGGAATGATTATTTGGCGAGCACAGCCCAAGTTACGGCAGGCACTGCCACAACTCCACCGGACCACACCACCATCGCACGCTATCTGCCGCAACCCGCAGCAGGCGCTAATGCGCGCTCTGCGGCACTGAACGCACTTGTCTACTTGCGCTCGCTGCCACTCCTGCGAGGCGCTGCACTGCGCATACCAGCGCACTGGCAGCGGCAAGTCAAGAATTGGCTACGGGCATAG
- a CDS encoding glycosyltransferase family 2 protein: MNVPFSSPSSLVVSVISHGHGPCVQALLEDLARFSAATVRRVVLTQNLHEAPPKAPAAGWPFILQVVKNERPAGFGANHNRALTSATEDFVCVLNPDVGLGGHDPFAALTQTAALQGAGCSYPVQLDEHGRVQDSEREVPSPLALLRRRLLGRSETRVDWVNAACLVLPGAVWRDVGGFDERYFMYCEDVDFCLRLRLRGLRLVKAPVQIIHAGQRASGRRLNHLAWHVRSLWLLWRSPVYRQAQHLLTVTPATKGTIGAP; encoded by the coding sequence ATGAATGTTCCATTTTCTTCGCCGTCCTCCCTTGTGGTCTCTGTGATCAGCCACGGCCATGGCCCTTGTGTGCAGGCCTTGCTGGAGGATCTGGCCAGGTTTTCCGCTGCCACGGTGCGCCGTGTGGTGCTGACACAAAACCTGCACGAAGCACCGCCGAAAGCGCCTGCGGCGGGATGGCCCTTCATATTACAAGTCGTCAAAAATGAGAGGCCCGCCGGGTTTGGCGCGAATCACAACCGGGCGCTGACCAGCGCGACAGAGGATTTCGTCTGCGTGCTCAATCCTGACGTTGGTCTGGGTGGGCATGATCCGTTTGCCGCGTTGACGCAGACCGCTGCGCTGCAGGGCGCGGGGTGCAGTTATCCGGTACAGCTGGATGAACACGGTCGGGTGCAGGACAGCGAGCGCGAAGTCCCGTCCCCTCTGGCGCTGTTGCGCAGGCGCCTGCTGGGGCGCTCCGAAACCCGTGTGGACTGGGTCAACGCCGCTTGCCTGGTGCTACCCGGTGCCGTTTGGCGGGACGTGGGAGGGTTTGACGAGCGGTATTTCATGTATTGCGAAGATGTGGATTTTTGCCTGCGCCTGCGATTGCGGGGGCTCCGCCTGGTGAAGGCGCCGGTGCAGATCATCCATGCGGGCCAACGCGCCAGTGGGCGCCGGTTGAATCATCTGGCGTGGCATGTGCGAAGCCTTTGGCTCTTGTGGAGATCGCCTGTTTACCGCCAGGCGCAACACTTGCTAACCGTGACCCCCGCCACCAAGGGTACGATCGGCGCCCCATGA
- a CDS encoding glycosyltransferase family 4 protein has translation MIWLSVVGFLVAALAAGLIVRWGRGHASVYGDAMPQRFHLGDVPRLGGAALLVGMALSWGLGIWQTTLWGDPGSLKLGAWAWAWLVVLLPAALGGIAEDVTQRLSVRYRLTLTAASGGLAVGLLGLALPSVGWPWLDAVLATAPWLGVAIVVLAVAGLPHAFNIIDGYNGLAGMVALIVCLALAHVALQVGDRALAALLVSTAAATAGFLVWNYPRGMLFAGDGGAYVWGVVIAMASISLVQRNTDVSPWFPMLLLIYPVWETVFSIYRKAVRGVSPGVADALHFHQLIYRRIVRGVFHDDESRRVLMRNNRTSPYLWGFTLLTVVPAVLFWNNTPLLMAFCGLFVISYVMAYMAIVRFKVPHWLRR, from the coding sequence ATGATTTGGTTGTCTGTGGTTGGTTTTCTGGTGGCGGCGTTGGCTGCAGGTCTTATCGTTCGATGGGGGCGTGGACATGCCTCTGTGTATGGCGATGCCATGCCACAGCGCTTTCATTTGGGCGATGTTCCCCGCCTGGGCGGCGCTGCACTGCTGGTTGGCATGGCGTTGAGCTGGGGTTTGGGCATCTGGCAGACAACACTGTGGGGCGACCCTGGTTCTTTAAAATTGGGCGCCTGGGCGTGGGCGTGGCTCGTGGTGTTGTTACCCGCTGCCCTTGGCGGAATTGCCGAGGACGTGACCCAGCGCTTGTCGGTGCGCTACCGCCTGACGCTCACGGCGGCTTCGGGCGGCCTTGCGGTCGGGCTGCTCGGTCTCGCCCTGCCCAGTGTGGGCTGGCCCTGGCTGGACGCCGTGCTGGCAACTGCCCCTTGGCTGGGCGTGGCCATCGTGGTCCTGGCGGTTGCGGGCCTGCCCCATGCTTTCAACATCATTGATGGCTATAACGGCCTGGCGGGCATGGTGGCGCTGATTGTGTGCCTTGCGCTGGCGCATGTGGCGCTGCAGGTGGGTGACCGCGCCTTGGCAGCGTTGCTGGTGTCCACTGCTGCCGCCACGGCGGGGTTTCTGGTGTGGAACTATCCGCGTGGCATGTTGTTTGCCGGTGATGGCGGGGCGTATGTCTGGGGTGTGGTGATTGCCATGGCCAGCATCTCTCTGGTGCAGCGCAACACCGATGTGTCGCCGTGGTTTCCCATGTTGTTGCTGATCTATCCGGTGTGGGAAACGGTTTTTTCGATCTACCGCAAGGCGGTGCGGGGGGTGTCGCCCGGGGTGGCCGACGCGCTGCATTTTCACCAACTGATTTACCGGCGCATCGTGCGCGGGGTGTTTCACGACGATGAATCGCGCCGCGTGCTGATGCGCAACAACCGCACATCGCCTTACCTGTGGGGTTTTACCCTGCTGACCGTGGTGCCTGCGGTGCTGTTCTGGAACAACACGCCTTTGCTCATGGCGTTTTGTGGGCTGTTTGTGATCAGCTATGTGATGGCGTACATGGCCATCGTGCGGTTCAAGGTTCCCCACTGGCTTCGCCGCTGA
- the argB gene encoding acetylglutamate kinase yields the protein MTDLLSIAPRDKAEILAQALPYIRKFHGKTMVIKYGGNAMTDPALQADFAEDVVLLKLVGMNPVVVHGGGPQIETALNRLGKKGEFIQGMRVTDAETMEVVEWVLAGEVQQDIVGLINQAGGKAVGLTGRDGGMIRAQKLKLLDNKDPSIEHDVGQVGDIVSIDPSVVKALQDDAFIPVISPIGFGENNESYNINADVVASKLATVLRAEKLMLLTNTPGVLDKAGNLLTDLTARRIDELFEDGTISGGMLPKIAGALDAAKAGVNAVHIIDGRVPHALLLEILTDQAYGTMIRSH from the coding sequence ATGACCGACCTTCTTTCGATTGCACCACGCGACAAGGCTGAAATTCTGGCCCAGGCGCTGCCCTATATCCGCAAGTTCCATGGCAAAACCATGGTCATCAAATATGGCGGCAATGCCATGACAGACCCGGCGCTGCAGGCGGATTTTGCCGAAGACGTGGTGCTTCTCAAGCTGGTGGGCATGAACCCGGTGGTGGTGCATGGGGGTGGCCCGCAGATTGAGACGGCACTCAATCGTCTGGGCAAGAAGGGTGAGTTCATCCAGGGCATGCGGGTGACCGATGCCGAGACCATGGAAGTGGTCGAGTGGGTGTTGGCCGGTGAGGTGCAACAAGACATCGTGGGCCTGATCAACCAGGCCGGTGGCAAGGCCGTGGGCCTGACGGGCCGTGACGGCGGCATGATCCGCGCGCAAAAGCTCAAGCTGCTCGACAACAAAGACCCCTCCATCGAACACGATGTGGGGCAGGTGGGCGACATCGTCTCCATCGACCCCAGTGTGGTCAAGGCCTTGCAGGACGATGCGTTTATCCCGGTCATCAGCCCTATTGGTTTTGGCGAGAACAACGAGAGCTACAACATCAATGCCGACGTGGTGGCCAGCAAACTCGCCACCGTGCTGCGGGCGGAAAAGCTGATGCTGCTGACCAACACCCCCGGCGTGTTGGACAAGGCGGGCAACTTGCTCACCGATCTCACCGCCCGCCGCATCGACGAGCTGTTTGAGGACGGCACTATCTCGGGCGGCATGCTGCCCAAGATCGCCGGTGCCCTCGATGCCGCCAAGGCCGGTGTCAACGCAGTGCACATCATCGATGGGCGCGTGCCCCATGCCCTGTTGCTGGAGATCCTGACCGATCAGGCGTATGGGACGATGATCCGTAGCCATTGA
- a CDS encoding response regulator transcription factor gives MRLLLVEDDVMVASGIKLGLSDAGYAVDWVGSGERAEEVLRAESFDAAIIDIGLPAMDGLELTRRLRRPDMANPAMPVLILTARDALHDRVQGLDLGADDYMVKPFELPELLARLRALLRRSQAATTAVLSFGPLELDTAGRRACIRGVDGELGIDLGPREWTVLEYLLINAPKPASKDKLLQALTGWDKEITPNAVEVYVSRLRGKLEPHGVALRSIRGFGYRLELQTS, from the coding sequence ATGCGGCTGTTGCTGGTTGAAGACGATGTGATGGTGGCCAGCGGCATCAAGCTGGGGCTGTCTGACGCGGGCTATGCGGTGGACTGGGTGGGCAGCGGTGAACGCGCTGAAGAGGTGTTGCGCGCCGAATCATTTGATGCCGCGATCATCGACATCGGCCTGCCGGCCATGGACGGCCTGGAGCTGACCCGCCGCTTGCGGCGCCCCGACATGGCCAACCCGGCGATGCCGGTGCTGATCTTGACTGCCCGCGACGCCCTGCATGACCGGGTGCAGGGGCTCGACTTGGGGGCGGACGACTACATGGTCAAGCCCTTTGAGTTGCCCGAGCTGCTGGCACGCCTGCGGGCCCTGCTGCGCCGCTCGCAGGCGGCCACCACGGCGGTGCTGAGTTTTGGCCCGCTGGAGCTGGACACCGCCGGCCGACGTGCCTGCATCCGCGGCGTGGATGGCGAGTTGGGCATCGACCTGGGGCCGCGCGAGTGGACGGTGCTGGAATATCTGCTCATCAATGCCCCCAAGCCGGCCAGCAAGGACAAACTCCTGCAGGCGCTGACGGGCTGGGACAAAGAGATCACGCCCAATGCGGTCGAGGTCTATGTGTCGCGGTTGCGCGGCAAGCTCGAACCCCATGGCGTGGCCTTGCGCTCCATCCGTGGGTTTGGGTATCGGCTGGAACTCCAGACGTCCTGA